One stretch of Corallococcus soli DNA includes these proteins:
- a CDS encoding hybrid sensor histidine kinase/response regulator, protein MDTEALKKSLLKKFQEVTADRLQKIQLGVIDLEKETADQAADDVARELHTMKGEARMLGLAAIGQLAHAAEDVLRAEREGKTATETATDVMLRACDVLSDLIEDLDAAHTGSTATEEMVKALSEVSGHPVPALGPVRKPAAAPPQPPAVAAPPKPAQAPPPVAAAPAAVAPQRAPEAPVAPPPPAREEEAPNTAKGNTIADRSIRVNVEVLDSLGLLAGDLLVESARGRLRSTETAALFERFSRLGDRFLRMSEEVDVPDAIRAELERAEADLHMLRDDAFRFVRRNGDGIETLHGNLAQLADHVAEARLVPLATVFDAFPRAVRDIARTQEKDVDLVIENADIGVDRSMLADVRDALVHLLRNAVDHGLESPDLRQQMGKPATGRIRIRVRVDGDMLHIEVEDDGRGMDTDRLKQVAVNKRLLSAVQAAALSEREAIELIFRPGFSTREQVSELSGRGVGMDVVKRKVETLGGSVGVSSRQGRGTTITLRLPQSLALMKVLLVRLGDDVYGMPAADVVAVMRIKPDDRMEVFGTLAVRHRGKPTALVALGPLLGLNGGNRFDKPPAVVVRHGDDYAALVVDGFVDEREVAVKPCGGEFLKGAPFIAGTAALEDGRIAVLLHVPDIMTEVRRMARPVTQAPASRRLRVLLVDDSPIARATEGALVKALGHNVEEAQDGEEAYAKVQTNTYDLILTDVQMPKLDGFSLTRRLKATPSVARIPVIILSSLASPEDKRRGLDAGADAYLVKGELGVESLAQSIDRLT, encoded by the coding sequence ATGGACACCGAGGCCCTCAAAAAGTCCCTCCTGAAGAAGTTCCAGGAGGTCACGGCCGACCGACTCCAGAAGATCCAACTGGGAGTCATCGACCTGGAGAAGGAGACCGCGGATCAGGCCGCGGACGACGTCGCGCGCGAACTGCACACGATGAAGGGCGAGGCCCGCATGCTGGGCCTGGCCGCCATCGGTCAGCTCGCGCACGCCGCCGAGGACGTCCTGCGCGCCGAGCGCGAAGGCAAGACGGCCACCGAGACCGCCACCGACGTCATGCTCCGCGCATGCGACGTGCTGTCGGACCTCATCGAGGATCTGGACGCGGCCCACACCGGCTCCACGGCCACCGAGGAGATGGTGAAGGCCCTGTCGGAGGTGTCCGGTCACCCGGTGCCCGCCCTGGGCCCGGTGCGCAAGCCCGCCGCCGCGCCCCCGCAGCCCCCGGCCGTCGCCGCGCCACCCAAGCCCGCCCAGGCCCCGCCCCCCGTGGCCGCGGCCCCGGCGGCCGTGGCCCCGCAGCGCGCCCCCGAAGCGCCCGTGGCGCCTCCGCCGCCCGCGCGGGAGGAGGAGGCCCCGAACACCGCGAAGGGCAACACCATCGCGGACCGCAGCATCCGCGTGAACGTGGAGGTGCTGGACTCGCTGGGCCTGCTCGCCGGCGACCTGCTGGTGGAGAGCGCCCGGGGCCGCCTGCGCAGCACGGAGACGGCGGCGCTCTTCGAGCGCTTCAGTCGCCTGGGGGATCGCTTCCTGCGCATGTCGGAGGAAGTGGACGTGCCGGACGCGATCCGCGCGGAGCTGGAGCGCGCGGAGGCCGACCTGCACATGCTGCGCGACGACGCGTTCCGCTTCGTGCGCCGCAACGGCGACGGCATCGAAACGCTGCACGGCAACCTGGCCCAGCTGGCGGACCACGTGGCCGAGGCGCGCCTGGTGCCGCTGGCCACCGTGTTCGACGCCTTCCCCCGCGCCGTCCGCGACATCGCGAGGACGCAGGAGAAGGACGTGGACCTGGTCATCGAGAACGCCGACATCGGCGTGGACCGGTCCATGCTGGCCGACGTGCGCGACGCGCTGGTGCACCTGCTGCGCAACGCGGTGGACCACGGCCTGGAGTCCCCGGACCTGCGCCAGCAGATGGGCAAGCCCGCCACGGGCCGCATCCGCATCCGGGTGCGCGTGGACGGCGACATGCTCCACATCGAGGTGGAGGACGACGGCCGGGGCATGGACACGGACCGGCTCAAGCAGGTGGCCGTCAACAAGCGCCTGCTGTCGGCGGTGCAGGCCGCCGCGCTGTCGGAGCGCGAGGCCATCGAGCTCATCTTCCGCCCCGGCTTCTCCACCCGCGAACAGGTCAGCGAATTGTCCGGCCGCGGCGTGGGCATGGACGTGGTGAAGCGCAAGGTGGAGACGCTGGGCGGATCCGTGGGCGTCTCCAGCCGCCAGGGCCGGGGCACCACCATCACGCTGCGCCTGCCGCAGTCGCTGGCCCTGATGAAGGTGCTGCTGGTGCGCCTGGGCGACGACGTCTACGGCATGCCCGCCGCGGACGTGGTGGCCGTCATGCGCATCAAGCCCGATGACCGCATGGAGGTGTTCGGCACGCTGGCGGTGCGGCACCGGGGCAAGCCCACGGCGCTCGTGGCGCTGGGGCCGCTGCTGGGACTCAACGGCGGCAACCGCTTCGACAAGCCTCCGGCCGTCGTCGTGCGCCACGGCGACGACTACGCCGCGCTGGTGGTGGACGGCTTCGTGGACGAGCGCGAGGTGGCGGTGAAGCCCTGCGGCGGCGAGTTCCTCAAGGGCGCCCCCTTCATCGCGGGCACGGCGGCGCTGGAGGACGGGCGCATCGCGGTGCTGCTGCATGTGCCGGACATCATGACCGAGGTGCGCCGCATGGCCCGCCCCGTCACCCAGGCGCCCGCCAGCCGACGGCTGCGGGTGCTGCTGGTGGACGACTCGCCCATCGCCCGGGCGACGGAGGGCGCGCTCGTCAAGGCGCTGGGCCACAACGTGGAGGAGGCACAGGACGGCGAGGAGGCGTACGCGAAGGTGCAGACGAACACGTACGATCTCATCCTCACCGACGTGCAGATGCCCAAGCTGGACGGCTTCTCCCTCACGCGGCGGCTGAAGGCCACGCCGTCGGTGGCGCGCATCCCGGTCATCATCCTGTCGTCGCTCGCGTCGCCGGAGGACAAGCGGCGCGGCCTGGATGCGGGCGCGGATGCGTACCTGGTCAAGGGGGAGCTGGGCGTGGAGAGTCTGGCGCAGTCCATCGACAGGCTGACCTGA
- a CDS encoding chemotaxis protein CheB — protein sequence MAFRVLLVGRGLRSLVRGLFDGESLVAVGPPEADFANAEDVVRRHFPDVVLMDLSSSQSLGAIERIMAERPVPILALHPGVLTGQQAFQALALGALDVMDRPMSPTQDFWAAVGRKLVMLAQVKGVRSSPSVRKKPQEGPTAPFPLVALAASLGGPKAVAQVLRMIPRGFSAPIAYCQHISQGFTEGLAHWLSTETALRVVEATHDAGMEPGTVYIAPSGGHLLVKSDGRLELDSGPALRGFRPSCDMLLTSAGEAFGRRCIGVILTGMGRDGARGLKEIRERGGRTIAQDEASCVVYGMPREAVLLGAAQKVLSLELIGPTLVQWVDAC from the coding sequence ATGGCGTTCCGGGTGCTCCTGGTGGGGCGGGGCCTGCGCTCGTTGGTGCGCGGCCTCTTCGACGGGGAGTCCCTGGTGGCCGTGGGCCCGCCCGAAGCGGACTTCGCGAACGCCGAGGACGTCGTCCGGCGCCACTTCCCGGACGTCGTCCTGATGGACCTGTCCTCGTCCCAGTCCCTGGGCGCCATCGAGCGCATCATGGCGGAGCGGCCGGTGCCCATCCTCGCGCTGCACCCGGGGGTGCTCACCGGACAGCAGGCGTTCCAGGCCCTGGCCCTGGGGGCGCTGGACGTGATGGACCGGCCCATGAGCCCCACCCAGGACTTCTGGGCCGCGGTGGGCCGCAAGCTGGTCATGCTGGCCCAGGTGAAGGGCGTGCGCTCGTCGCCTTCGGTGCGCAAGAAGCCCCAGGAGGGGCCGACGGCGCCGTTCCCCCTGGTGGCGCTGGCCGCGTCGCTGGGCGGCCCCAAGGCGGTGGCGCAGGTGCTGCGGATGATTCCGCGCGGTTTCTCGGCGCCCATCGCCTACTGTCAGCACATCAGCCAGGGCTTCACGGAGGGGCTGGCGCACTGGCTGTCCACGGAGACAGCGCTGCGCGTCGTCGAGGCGACGCATGATGCGGGGATGGAGCCGGGCACGGTGTACATCGCGCCATCGGGAGGGCATCTGCTGGTCAAGTCGGATGGCCGTCTGGAACTGGACTCGGGACCTGCCCTGCGGGGCTTCCGCCCATCGTGTGACATGCTGCTCACTTCGGCGGGGGAGGCTTTCGGTCGGCGCTGCATTGGCGTCATCCTGACGGGCATGGGCCGCGACGGCGCCAGGGGGCTGAAGGAGATTCGCGAGCGGGGCGGACGCACCATCGCGCAGGACGAGGCGTCGTGCGTCGTCTACGGCATGCCGCGCGAGGCGGTGCTGCTGGGCGCGGCGCAGAAGGTGCTGTCGCTGGAGCTCATCGGGCCAACGCTGGTGCAGTGGGTGGACGCGTGCTGA
- a CDS encoding CheR family methyltransferase, with the protein MLSVGNKVLQQLAALLLERAGLKITLDGYHSLRLALSTRMPVLGLSDPDKYMQRLMSTHGEEELRALLPLVTVGHTEFFRDAKQFRALEHSVLPELLARARREMRKVTIWSAGCATGEEPYSLALVMAELGALAVEVDLWATDLNLAAVEAARQGRFSNRRALAMGPERLSRFFKPVEEGYEASPVLREYIRFDGQNLAAPVFDKVTPGSLDLILCRNVIIYFDLPTIRGLMDRFLAALRPGGLLFLGYSESLFKVYDRFEMIEVDGAFVYRRPLGEHPRPPPPRVSSPSDPPLRPGSPESFAVGLRQRLQATADTAAKLRASSGADTLASRATEPPRRLTTELPAMGNLTGRRTGEFPAVRAEPPRTAPAPSRAVADRLSGAFPVVRLDSPSALPSPDGAPTRPSGSWPQLLPPAERLNMAVRKMTAGDFPGAIAGVERLLVDEPSDLDALLTLGNLYSLTGRSANARDTFAQALQREPLCVEARIFGGVAAMQAGSLAEARAELAKALFLEPTLAIGHYLLAQVQERTQDFDAARRSYRNAVAQLKHPQRPLAGHYPEMLDSAEAISRAARYALAAREEQPG; encoded by the coding sequence GTGCTGAGCGTGGGCAACAAGGTCCTCCAGCAGCTCGCCGCGCTCCTGCTGGAGCGCGCGGGGCTGAAGATCACCCTGGATGGCTACCACAGCCTGCGTCTGGCGCTGTCCACGCGCATGCCCGTGCTGGGGCTGAGCGACCCGGACAAGTACATGCAGCGGCTGATGAGCACCCACGGCGAGGAGGAGCTGCGGGCGCTGCTGCCGTTGGTGACGGTGGGGCACACGGAGTTCTTCCGCGACGCGAAGCAGTTCCGCGCGCTGGAGCACAGCGTGCTGCCGGAGCTGCTGGCGCGGGCGCGGCGCGAGATGCGCAAGGTGACCATCTGGTCCGCGGGCTGCGCCACGGGGGAAGAGCCCTACAGCCTGGCGCTGGTGATGGCGGAATTGGGGGCGCTCGCGGTGGAGGTGGACCTGTGGGCCACCGACCTGAACCTGGCCGCGGTGGAGGCCGCGCGGCAGGGGCGCTTCTCCAACCGGCGGGCGCTGGCCATGGGCCCGGAGCGCCTGTCGCGCTTCTTCAAGCCGGTGGAGGAGGGGTACGAGGCGTCGCCCGTGCTGCGCGAGTACATCCGCTTCGACGGACAGAACCTGGCCGCGCCGGTGTTCGACAAGGTGACGCCCGGGTCGTTGGATCTCATCCTGTGCCGCAACGTCATCATCTACTTCGACCTGCCCACCATCCGCGGGTTGATGGACCGCTTCCTCGCCGCGCTGCGCCCGGGTGGGCTCTTGTTCCTGGGGTACTCGGAGAGCCTGTTCAAGGTCTACGATCGCTTCGAGATGATCGAAGTGGACGGCGCGTTCGTGTACCGCCGGCCCCTGGGGGAGCATCCCCGGCCGCCGCCGCCCCGCGTGTCCAGCCCGTCGGATCCGCCGCTGCGCCCCGGCAGCCCGGAGTCCTTCGCGGTGGGCCTGCGCCAGCGGCTCCAGGCCACCGCGGACACCGCCGCGAAGCTGCGTGCCTCCAGCGGCGCGGACACGCTCGCCTCCCGCGCGACGGAGCCCCCGCGCCGGCTCACCACGGAGCTGCCCGCCATGGGCAACCTGACCGGGCGGCGCACCGGCGAGTTCCCGGCCGTCCGGGCGGAGCCTCCGCGCACCGCGCCCGCTCCGTCGCGCGCCGTGGCGGATCGCCTCTCCGGCGCGTTCCCGGTGGTGCGCCTGGACTCCCCGTCGGCCCTCCCCTCGCCGGACGGCGCCCCCACGCGTCCGAGCGGCTCCTGGCCGCAGCTGCTGCCGCCCGCGGAGCGCCTCAACATGGCGGTGCGCAAGATGACGGCGGGGGACTTCCCCGGCGCCATCGCGGGCGTGGAGCGGCTGCTGGTGGACGAGCCCAGCGACCTGGACGCGCTCCTGACGCTGGGCAACCTGTATTCGCTCACCGGCCGCAGCGCCAACGCGCGCGACACCTTCGCACAGGCGCTCCAGCGCGAGCCGCTCTGCGTGGAGGCGCGCATCTTCGGAGGCGTGGCGGCGATGCAGGCGGGGAGCCTGGCGGAGGCGCGCGCGGAGCTGGCCAAGGCGCTCTTCCTGGAGCCCACGCTGGCCATCGGCCACTACCTGCTCGCGCAGGTGCAGGAGCGCACCCAGGACTTCGATGCGGCCCGGCGCAGCTACCGCAACGCCGTCGCGCAGCTCAAGCACCCGCAGCGCCCGCTGGCGGGGCACTACCCGGAGATGCTCGACTCTGCGGAGGCCATCTCCCGCGCGGCCCGCTATGCGCTGGCCGCGCGGGAGGAGCAGCCGGGCTGA
- a CDS encoding polyhydroxyalkanoic acid system family protein, with translation MGMLKFEVPHNLPKDEVKKRVEQLLSYWGTKYGVKSDWTGDEGAKLAGKVMGINLDASFVITDKTVTGEGTDPGMLLRGQAKTYLQKKFGAVLDPSKSLAQVKGNLD, from the coding sequence ATGGGCATGTTGAAATTCGAGGTCCCCCACAACCTTCCCAAGGACGAGGTCAAGAAGCGCGTGGAGCAGCTCCTCAGCTACTGGGGCACCAAGTACGGCGTGAAGTCCGACTGGACGGGCGACGAGGGCGCGAAGCTCGCCGGCAAGGTCATGGGCATCAACCTGGACGCCAGCTTCGTCATCACCGACAAGACGGTGACGGGCGAAGGCACCGACCCCGGCATGCTGCTGCGCGGTCAGGCCAAGACGTACCTGCAGAAGAAGTTCGGCGCCGTGCTGGATCCGTCCAAGAGCCTGGCTCAGGTCAAGGGCAACCTGGACTGA
- a CDS encoding deoxyribodipyrimidine photo-lyase: MPEGISWSELAVDSARIQVVKEVPFPSGQRDFVLYWCMVNHRWEENHALDVAIALGNHLGLPVVVYQALRPDYPYASDRLHAWALEGMADMAKGCAARGLPYWLELPRTTKEHVPRLAKLGRRAAAVVSDLFPTFIIPGHLRGAAKALQVPLIAVDASCVVPMQRIPAPQVGAYALRPKLRKLWPEYLERTLPRRKVRAPGADLQPDFAVADAVKARAALHTFAVDHAVKPLDERGGRKAGLKALRAFLEERLDGYEEGRNDPGLGQQSNLSPYWHWGNLFPGEAARATIAAKGKDHPAVQSFLEELLVRRELGFNYCFHTPGPRQLTVASLPPWARETLSRHEKDPRPHLYSYEELEQGRTQDALWNASQKELRERGRIHNYLRMLWGKKILEWSATPQEALDRIHRLNDTYAVDGRDPASVSNFMWILGLHDRPFQERAVIGKVRPMSSPRTAQKFDLGPYLARWGEPAPEPEPVPGKPRRPRSKAAR; the protein is encoded by the coding sequence ATGCCCGAAGGCATCTCGTGGTCCGAACTCGCGGTCGACTCCGCGCGCATCCAGGTCGTGAAGGAAGTCCCCTTCCCCTCCGGCCAGCGCGACTTCGTCCTCTACTGGTGCATGGTGAACCACCGGTGGGAGGAGAACCACGCGCTGGATGTCGCCATCGCGCTGGGCAACCACCTGGGCCTGCCCGTCGTCGTGTATCAGGCCCTGCGCCCTGACTACCCCTACGCGTCGGACCGGCTCCACGCGTGGGCGCTGGAGGGCATGGCGGACATGGCGAAGGGCTGCGCGGCGCGCGGACTGCCGTACTGGCTGGAGCTGCCGCGCACGACGAAGGAGCACGTGCCCCGGCTCGCGAAGCTGGGCCGGCGCGCGGCGGCCGTCGTGTCGGACCTGTTCCCCACGTTCATCATCCCGGGCCACCTGCGCGGCGCGGCGAAGGCGCTCCAGGTGCCGCTCATCGCGGTGGACGCGTCCTGCGTGGTGCCCATGCAGCGCATCCCCGCGCCCCAGGTGGGCGCGTACGCGCTGCGCCCCAAGCTGCGCAAGCTGTGGCCGGAGTACCTGGAGCGCACCCTGCCCCGGCGCAAGGTGCGGGCCCCGGGCGCGGACCTCCAGCCGGACTTCGCCGTCGCGGACGCGGTGAAGGCCCGGGCCGCGCTGCACACGTTCGCGGTGGATCACGCCGTGAAGCCCCTGGACGAGCGCGGGGGCCGCAAGGCGGGCCTCAAGGCCCTGCGCGCGTTCCTGGAGGAGCGGCTGGATGGCTACGAGGAGGGCCGCAATGATCCGGGTCTGGGCCAGCAGTCCAACCTGTCGCCCTACTGGCACTGGGGGAACCTCTTCCCGGGCGAGGCGGCCCGGGCGACCATCGCGGCGAAGGGCAAGGACCACCCGGCCGTGCAGTCGTTCCTGGAGGAGCTGCTCGTGCGCCGCGAGCTGGGCTTCAACTACTGCTTCCACACGCCCGGCCCCCGGCAGCTCACCGTGGCCTCCCTGCCCCCCTGGGCGCGCGAGACGCTGTCGCGCCACGAGAAGGACCCACGCCCGCACCTGTACTCCTACGAGGAGCTGGAGCAGGGCCGCACGCAGGACGCGCTCTGGAACGCGTCCCAGAAGGAGCTGCGCGAGCGCGGCCGGATCCACAACTACCTGCGCATGCTCTGGGGGAAGAAGATCCTCGAATGGAGCGCCACGCCGCAGGAGGCCCTGGACCGCATCCACCGGCTCAATGACACCTACGCGGTGGACGGCCGCGACCCGGCGAGCGTGTCCAACTTCATGTGGATATTGGGCCTGCACGACCGGCCCTTCCAGGAGCGCGCGGTGATTGGGAAGGTGCGGCCCATGAGCTCGCCGCGCACGGCGCAGAAGTTCGACCTGGGCCCCTACCTGGCGCGCTGGGGCGAACCGGCGCCGGAACCTGAGCCGGTCCCCGGGAAGCCGCGCCGCCCCCGGAGCAAGGCCGCCCGGTAG